In one Saccharibacillus brassicae genomic region, the following are encoded:
- a CDS encoding alpha/beta fold hydrolase gives MLNRLHKAAAHPAAPSKPSGAGTARIPGRSRFSAALARERRSGSESPKERERRSGGAARKREPSRERREQEAPPAPSFMLEGADGVSVCVSAWPLEHPRAVVQISHGMGENGGRYAGLAAALNAAGYAVYAGDHRGHGRTVGDTPAGPLRQGYAGPDALNGMCRDLLKVTAEIRRRHPGAPVVLLGHSMGSFLARKLMADRPAEYAGFMLTGSGGERAELPLKLGAALAAAEARLLSPAFSSPALNALVFGPFGRGFKPRRTRFDWLSRDEDAVDEFARLYGRTLFSCGFYRDFFQLLLELQQPGLAQRLDRSKPLLLCCGEFDPVGGANGLDHLRSVYEQAGLEDLECRLYPEARHELAFETNRDEVIADWIVWLDGHFPSSAR, from the coding sequence ATGCTCAATCGACTGCATAAGGCCGCGGCGCACCCGGCCGCGCCATCCAAGCCGTCGGGAGCGGGAACGGCCCGCATCCCGGGGCGAAGCCGGTTCTCCGCCGCGCTTGCGCGCGAGCGGCGCAGCGGCAGCGAATCGCCAAAAGAACGCGAGCGGCGCAGCGGCGGCGCAGCCCGCAAGCGCGAACCGTCGCGTGAACGACGCGAGCAGGAAGCTCCGCCCGCGCCTTCGTTCATGCTCGAAGGCGCGGACGGGGTATCGGTGTGCGTCAGCGCCTGGCCGCTGGAACACCCCCGGGCCGTCGTGCAGATTTCGCACGGCATGGGCGAGAACGGCGGCCGCTACGCCGGGCTCGCCGCGGCGCTGAACGCGGCGGGCTATGCCGTGTACGCCGGCGATCATCGCGGCCACGGCCGTACGGTCGGCGATACGCCGGCCGGACCGCTGCGCCAGGGCTACGCCGGGCCCGATGCGCTGAACGGCATGTGCCGCGACCTGCTGAAGGTGACGGCGGAGATTCGCCGGCGCCATCCGGGCGCGCCGGTCGTGCTGCTTGGCCACAGCATGGGCTCGTTTCTCGCCCGCAAGCTGATGGCCGACCGTCCGGCGGAATATGCCGGCTTCATGCTGACAGGCAGCGGCGGCGAGCGCGCCGAACTGCCGCTCAAGCTCGGAGCGGCGCTGGCCGCCGCGGAGGCGCGGCTGCTGTCGCCGGCTTTCTCGTCGCCGGCGCTGAACGCGCTCGTGTTCGGCCCGTTCGGCAGAGGCTTCAAGCCGCGCCGCACCCGCTTCGACTGGCTGTCGCGGGACGAAGACGCGGTCGACGAATTCGCGCGCCTCTACGGACGGACGTTGTTCAGCTGCGGATTTTACCGCGACTTTTTCCAGCTGCTGCTGGAACTCCAGCAGCCCGGCCTGGCGCAGCGGCTGGACCGATCCAAGCCGCTTCTGCTCTGCTGCGGCGAGTTCGATCCGGTCGGCGGAGCAAACGGCCTGGATCATCTCAGAAGCGTCTACGAACAAGCCGGCCTGGAAGACCTGGAATGCCGGCTGTATCCCGAAGCGCGGCACGAACTTGCCTTCGAGACCAATCGCGACGAAGTGATCGCCGACTGGATTGTCTGGCTCGACGGGCATTTTCCGTCGTCCGCACGCTAG